One window from the genome of Acanthochromis polyacanthus isolate Apoly-LR-REF ecotype Palm Island chromosome 21, KAUST_Apoly_ChrSc, whole genome shotgun sequence encodes:
- the polr3h gene encoding DNA-directed RNA polymerase III subunit RPC8 codes for MFVLVEMVDTVRIPPWSFQRQLNDAIAEELNKKLANKVVYKVGLCICLYDITKLDDSYIFPGDGASHTKVHFRYVVFHPFLDEILIGKIKYCSQEGVHVTMGFFDDILIPPESLQQPAKFDEAEQVWLWEYETDEGAHDLYMDQGEEIRFRVTDEVFVDTSPTGPATATPDTPGQPGQPGQSTAPPAEDAGEKKEAPYTLIGTICEPGLGLLSWWNN; via the exons ATGTTCGTGTTGGTGGAGATGGTCGACACTGTCCGCATCCCTCCGTGGAGCTTTCAGAGACAACTGAACGATGCTATAGCCGAGGAGCTGAACAAGAAGCTGGCCAACAAG GTGGTCTACAAGGTGGGTCTCTGCATCTGCTTGTATGACATCACCAAACTGGATGACTCCTATATTTTCCCAGGGGATGGCGCCTCACACACTAAAG tTCATTTCAGGTATGTCGTCTTTCACCCTTTCCTCGATGAGATCCTCATCGGCAAGATCAAGTACTGCAGTCAGGAGGGAGTTCACG TGACAATGGGCTTCTTTGACGACATCCTCATTCCTCCAGAGTCGCTCCAACAGCCTGCAAAGTT TGACGAAGCAGAGCAGGTTTGGCTCTGGGAGTACGAAACAGACGAGGGAGCTCATGACCTCTACATGGACCAAGGAGAGGAAATCCGCTTTCGGGTGACAGATGAAGTCTTTGTTGATACTTCACCGACAGGTCCTGCCACCGCAACGCCTGATACGCCGGGACAACCGGGACAGCCGGGACAGTCGACAGCACCGCCAGCAGAAGACGCTGGAGAGAAGAAAGAGGCTCCGTACACTTTGATT